One Haloarchaeobius amylolyticus DNA window includes the following coding sequences:
- a CDS encoding DEAD/DEAH box helicase: protein MGHNIDDIVDSRTGNAHSPGEQFHESFLSRYPTSQWPSFIDDIAVDIDENIGIGSTGLDRFNFAREIGPFYEEGMVAASGTHGDIESVLNNSIDERGLGTVVFELNKLQYEIEQADTGLENVQNAIEAVLEKLLTQETGVDFSTHSQTEIGTTADLVMELFSDDSVARHAETLVDEFEESVQEGLLARLDEPQMMTPLWHHQLEALRAWQKAGYRGYADMATATGKTVLGLAAIALRYGHLHPIDDVEGQRDQQGTDTVLIVAHSDLILEQWRREFDNHLNIPQDRTRGAAEIELTWGEVHFRTPQRLINQSDYDYDLVILDEAHHYATASEWGSLLEAFDADILALSGSVDDAGTDSEALQDRLRESVGPEIKRYGIAEAQRDGVIPAFDWEIRYAPYERDDEFVELSRSVTESFEAFRDRIESGEISTERRLRTFDDIRTFTHTTEGKALKRDDDAFRDLSTALFSRRMKRWHLAPSLDGIVEVVAEHRNDHVLVLVDSNAQVEVLTDLLAERMSTRVQAATSDQSREALRDQLDAFDESEDGGVVVGTGDLLGEGVDIPAANVAVNMATGGVNAQLVQRIGRVLRNPSEEKHARFYNVVGVPDGDAAVPAQDGRQLIEDAGEFCALGGRFKNLPGFATTSDMDSEGVSRLLHKGLDAIETLIDEGTYDWPSDELETTHLKGLLDVINESDDLTPASVLGEWSEYSWFESKREYDEVASNEARPLSTTSVSVVTSAGAPLESAQLAIETVDDQDATVFETGPNEWEVTLRGAGEAMLRATHPDFEPVSRKLTVAGAPEHLELEQSPRLQREDVEFVASTTRSNEDTVVCIVTDSDKMPISGVAVSVTNQECALFGVTDDKGRVELEGVDPNSEAMVSAHHPDFDVKTMSIFTPTNATVAVRLHDR, encoded by the coding sequence GTGGGACACAACATCGACGATATTGTCGATAGCCGAACAGGGAACGCCCATTCACCTGGAGAACAGTTCCATGAGTCGTTTCTATCGCGTTATCCAACGAGTCAGTGGCCGTCATTCATCGACGACATCGCCGTTGATATCGACGAAAATATCGGTATCGGTTCAACCGGCCTAGATCGGTTCAACTTCGCTCGGGAGATCGGCCCGTTCTACGAGGAGGGGATGGTCGCCGCATCCGGGACTCACGGTGATATCGAGTCGGTGCTGAACAACTCGATCGATGAACGAGGGTTGGGAACGGTCGTGTTCGAGTTGAACAAGCTCCAGTACGAGATCGAGCAGGCAGACACGGGTCTAGAGAATGTGCAGAACGCGATCGAGGCGGTACTGGAGAAGCTACTCACACAGGAGACTGGCGTGGATTTTTCGACACATTCGCAGACCGAGATTGGAACGACAGCAGACCTTGTGATGGAGTTGTTCTCCGATGATTCTGTTGCACGCCATGCAGAGACGCTCGTCGACGAGTTCGAGGAGAGCGTCCAAGAGGGTTTGCTGGCACGTCTCGACGAACCCCAGATGATGACGCCGTTGTGGCATCATCAACTCGAAGCGCTCCGGGCATGGCAGAAGGCCGGGTATCGCGGGTATGCAGACATGGCGACGGCAACAGGAAAGACGGTGTTGGGACTCGCTGCGATTGCGCTTCGCTACGGCCACCTGCATCCAATCGACGACGTAGAAGGGCAACGTGATCAACAGGGGACTGACACGGTTTTGATAGTCGCGCATAGCGACCTTATCCTTGAGCAGTGGCGGCGAGAGTTCGACAACCACCTGAATATCCCACAGGATCGGACGCGGGGCGCCGCCGAGATCGAGTTGACGTGGGGGGAGGTTCATTTCCGGACGCCACAACGCTTGATCAACCAGTCGGACTACGATTACGACCTCGTTATTTTAGACGAAGCGCACCACTACGCAACTGCGAGCGAGTGGGGGTCGCTGCTGGAGGCGTTTGACGCGGATATTCTCGCACTCTCTGGCTCGGTCGACGATGCGGGGACTGATAGCGAGGCGCTTCAAGACCGACTCCGAGAAAGCGTAGGGCCGGAAATCAAGCGATACGGGATTGCTGAAGCTCAACGCGACGGCGTAATCCCGGCGTTCGACTGGGAGATCCGGTACGCGCCGTACGAGAGGGACGATGAATTCGTCGAGCTCTCCAGGTCGGTCACCGAGTCGTTCGAAGCGTTCAGGGACCGAATCGAGTCGGGCGAAATTTCAACGGAACGCCGGTTGCGAACGTTCGATGACATACGGACGTTCACGCACACGACTGAGGGTAAAGCGTTGAAGCGCGATGATGACGCGTTCAGAGATCTGTCGACGGCGCTGTTCTCGCGGCGAATGAAGCGGTGGCATCTGGCGCCATCTCTCGACGGTATTGTGGAGGTGGTTGCAGAGCACCGGAACGATCACGTGCTGGTGCTCGTGGACAGCAACGCGCAGGTCGAGGTGCTTACAGACTTACTTGCCGAGCGTATGTCCACAAGGGTGCAAGCAGCGACCAGTGACCAGTCTAGAGAAGCACTTCGAGACCAGTTAGATGCGTTTGACGAGTCAGAGGACGGTGGCGTCGTTGTCGGGACGGGAGACCTCCTCGGTGAGGGCGTCGATATCCCGGCAGCGAACGTCGCGGTGAACATGGCGACCGGTGGTGTGAACGCGCAGCTCGTACAGCGTATTGGGCGCGTACTCCGGAATCCGTCGGAAGAAAAACACGCACGCTTCTACAACGTCGTCGGTGTCCCGGATGGAGACGCTGCGGTACCCGCGCAAGATGGCCGCCAACTGATCGAGGACGCAGGCGAATTCTGCGCCCTCGGCGGACGGTTCAAAAACCTCCCTGGTTTCGCGACAACGAGCGACATGGACTCGGAGGGTGTGTCGCGCCTCCTGCACAAGGGTCTCGATGCCATCGAGACACTAATCGATGAGGGAACATACGACTGGCCAAGTGACGAACTGGAGACGACGCACTTGAAAGGCCTTCTCGACGTCATCAATGAATCGGACGACCTCACGCCGGCATCCGTGCTCGGAGAGTGGAGCGAGTACAGTTGGTTCGAGAGCAAGAGGGAATACGACGAGGTAGCGTCCAACGAAGCTCGGCCACTATCGACGACGTCTGTGTCAGTTGTGACGAGTGCTGGGGCACCGCTGGAGTCGGCACAGCTCGCTATCGAGACGGTCGACGACCAAGATGCAACGGTATTCGAGACTGGCCCGAACGAATGGGAGGTCACACTTCGCGGGGCTGGCGAGGCGATGCTCCGCGCCACACACCCTGATTTCGAACCGGTGAGCCGAAAGCTCACCGTGGCAGGCGCTCCCGAACATCTCGAACTTGAGCAGTCACCTCGACTCCAGCGGGAGGATGTCGAGTTCGTCGCGTCTACTACAAGGTCCAATGAGGACACTGTTGTGTGTATCGTGACTGACAGTGACAAAATGCCTATATCGGGTGTTGCGGTCAGTGTTACGAATCAGGAGTGCGCGTTGTTCGGTGTTACAGACGACAAGGGACGGGTAGAACTTGAAGGAGTCGACCC
- a CDS encoding orc1/cdc6 family replication initiation protein — MALFERDTNIYDDRDALREDYQPEELVGRSEELQTYQAALQPVINGEQPDNIFLYGKTGVGKTAATRYLLSHLTEDAAQYEDLELTVAMLNCDGLTSSYQVATRLVNEFRDETNQISTTGYPRASVYEMLWNELEDNGGTIVIVLDEVDHLQDDSILYQLPRARANGNLSEAKIGIIGISNDFSFREELSPKVRSSLCEQEIHFPAYNADDLREILEQRATVAFHDGVLDDGVIPLCAAYGAKDAGDARQSLDLLMSAGDLARKEESESVTTDHVEDGRDELERGRIQEGISGLTEHGHLVLYALVTLDLEGETPVRSRDVRPRYTRFAELANREPLVSRRMRDHLSELTMLGIVGVTERNEGRRGGTYREYSLDLQPSLVLSALEDTLELVGIHDSVLDVVEDGKSDAVEATLDDY, encoded by the coding sequence ATGGCGCTGTTCGAGCGGGACACAAACATCTACGACGACCGAGACGCGCTCCGAGAGGATTACCAGCCCGAGGAGTTGGTCGGCCGGAGCGAGGAGTTACAGACGTATCAGGCAGCCCTCCAGCCCGTGATTAACGGTGAACAGCCCGACAACATCTTCCTCTACGGGAAAACGGGTGTCGGGAAAACGGCTGCAACGCGGTATCTACTCAGTCATCTCACCGAGGACGCGGCCCAGTACGAGGATCTTGAACTCACCGTGGCCATGCTCAATTGCGATGGCCTGACGTCCAGTTACCAGGTGGCGACGCGGCTCGTTAACGAGTTCCGGGACGAGACGAACCAGATCAGCACAACCGGATATCCCAGGGCGAGTGTCTACGAGATGCTCTGGAACGAATTGGAAGACAATGGTGGCACCATCGTCATCGTCCTCGACGAAGTCGACCATCTTCAGGACGACTCGATTCTCTACCAGCTCCCACGTGCTCGTGCCAACGGGAACCTATCCGAGGCTAAAATCGGAATTATCGGTATCTCCAACGACTTCTCGTTCCGGGAGGAACTCTCACCAAAAGTCAGGTCGAGCCTCTGTGAGCAAGAGATCCACTTCCCCGCCTACAACGCTGACGACCTCCGAGAGATCCTCGAGCAGCGAGCGACCGTCGCGTTCCACGATGGCGTTCTAGACGACGGAGTCATTCCGCTTTGCGCCGCTTACGGGGCGAAGGACGCGGGGGACGCCAGACAATCGCTCGACCTGTTAATGAGCGCAGGTGACCTCGCGCGCAAGGAAGAGTCTGAATCCGTCACCACAGATCACGTTGAGGACGGACGGGACGAACTCGAACGCGGTCGGATCCAGGAAGGCATCTCTGGGCTCACCGAACACGGCCATCTGGTCCTGTATGCACTAGTGACGCTTGACCTCGAAGGAGAAACTCCGGTCCGCTCACGAGATGTCCGTCCCCGGTACACGCGGTTCGCAGAGCTCGCGAACAGAGAGCCACTTGTCTCTCGCCGTATGCGTGACCACCTGAGCGAGCTCACGATGCTTGGCATCGTCGGAGTCACGGAACGAAACGAGGGCCGCCGGGGTGGAACCTACCGTGAATACTCACTTGATCTCCAGCCATCGCTCGTTCTCTCCGCGCTTGAAGATACTCTCGAGTTGGTTGGCATCCACGATTCGGTTCTTGATGTTGTTGAGGACGGCAAATCAGACGCAGTTGAGGCAACCCTCGACGACTACTAG
- a CDS encoding orc1/cdc6 family replication initiation protein — translation MADGDEQQSLSQSIKSRLQDGAQNSVFREKGLLDPDAVIDEDRIVGRDQQLDDIITYLRPALQGNRPPNMLLYGPSGTGKSLIINAVCQQVAELAEAQGDRFGVIQINCQTIKSHDRAVYRLVESAAATAGVSPNVPQSGISTDQKLHRLFEILSEHFDSVIIILDEVDLLVGRQRNPNDEPAYSKLLYQLSRASQLGRIEGHVSVAALTNDPRFMEDLDGRAESSFNPQDIVFSDYDANQLQSILERRKDAYQEGVLEDGIIPLSSAFAAQDHGDARKAIDLFRKAGEIADRRGGQTVREKHVRNAQKEAERDRTLTQMQGLSTQKKLSLYATAIVSVYSSRNLDAVPNTVAYQVYQYITDLIDADAKSRDSYLRYMSEAETYNFVTSEKRGRGYGSGVHKEYTFVDDPEVVVETLQTDVRLEEFEEDEELIRSVVNAQVEDFFAD, via the coding sequence ATGGCTGACGGTGACGAACAGCAATCCCTCTCACAATCGATAAAAAGTCGCCTTCAAGATGGGGCACAGAATTCCGTATTCCGAGAGAAGGGATTGCTGGATCCTGACGCCGTCATCGACGAGGATCGCATCGTCGGACGTGATCAACAGCTGGATGACATCATCACGTATCTTCGACCAGCACTTCAGGGGAATCGACCACCCAACATGCTTCTATATGGCCCGTCAGGAACGGGCAAGTCGCTGATAATCAATGCGGTGTGCCAGCAGGTCGCCGAGTTAGCAGAAGCACAGGGCGATCGCTTTGGGGTGATCCAGATCAACTGCCAGACGATAAAATCTCACGACCGTGCTGTATACCGACTCGTTGAGAGCGCGGCAGCGACAGCGGGAGTATCTCCCAATGTCCCGCAAAGTGGTATCTCTACTGACCAGAAGTTGCATCGACTCTTCGAGATTTTGAGCGAGCATTTCGACTCAGTCATCATCATTCTCGACGAGGTCGACTTACTCGTTGGGCGCCAGCGAAACCCTAACGACGAGCCAGCTTACTCGAAATTGCTGTACCAGCTCTCGCGAGCATCACAGCTTGGACGAATTGAGGGACATGTCTCGGTTGCAGCCTTAACCAACGACCCCCGGTTCATGGAGGACCTCGATGGGAGAGCAGAAAGTTCGTTCAACCCGCAAGATATCGTGTTCTCTGATTATGATGCCAACCAACTCCAGTCGATTCTGGAACGCCGGAAAGACGCATACCAGGAAGGTGTCCTCGAGGACGGGATTATTCCACTGAGTTCTGCGTTCGCGGCGCAGGACCACGGTGACGCACGGAAGGCGATTGACCTGTTCCGGAAAGCGGGTGAAATCGCTGATCGACGAGGTGGGCAAACAGTTCGAGAAAAGCACGTGCGAAACGCACAGAAAGAGGCCGAGCGAGATCGGACACTGACCCAAATGCAGGGACTATCAACCCAGAAGAAACTCTCCCTGTACGCGACTGCGATAGTTTCGGTATATTCATCGCGTAATCTCGATGCTGTCCCCAATACCGTGGCGTATCAGGTATATCAGTACATAACCGACCTGATTGACGCTGATGCGAAATCACGGGACTCCTACCTCCGTTACATGAGCGAGGCGGAGACGTACAACTTCGTCACCTCGGAGAAACGGGGTCGTGGATACGGAAGTGGGGTTCACAAGGAGTACACCTTCGTTGACGATCCAGAAGTCGTAGTGGAGACGCTCCAGACAGACGTCCGTCTCGAAGAGTTCGAAGAAGACGAGGAACTGATTCGGTCTGTCGTCAATGCCCAAGTCGAGGACTTCTTCGCCGACTGA
- a CDS encoding TRAM domain-containing protein, whose protein sequence is MTNVPDSLELLFTGRLQRSDDTYLIEVPETEVDYGSLVVGNRYRVALIEHTSNSPVEKENTSPDSREQYGNHTRQTGPPVSEGEVREVTIETTGQQGDGIAKVERGFVVIVPDARPGDEPVVMIEKVRENVAFASVQR, encoded by the coding sequence ATGACAAACGTCCCAGATTCGCTTGAGCTACTCTTTACTGGACGGCTCCAGCGATCAGATGACACTTACCTAATCGAGGTTCCAGAAACTGAGGTCGACTACGGCTCACTGGTAGTCGGTAACAGGTATCGTGTAGCTCTCATTGAACACACCAGCAATTCTCCCGTTGAGAAAGAGAATACGTCCCCTGACTCTCGGGAACAGTACGGGAACCACACCCGACAGACGGGACCACCTGTTAGTGAAGGAGAAGTTCGCGAGGTGACCATCGAGACGACTGGCCAACAAGGGGACGGCATTGCAAAGGTCGAACGGGGTTTTGTTGTAATCGTTCCTGACGCACGCCCCGGAGACGAACCAGTCGTCATGATCGAAAAAGTCCGGGAGAACGTTGCGTTCGCGAGCGTTCAACGCTAG
- a CDS encoding ParA family protein codes for MLSYAVYSEAGGVGKTTLTANLAVAHARAGLDVLAIPLDPQDGDLSYLFDVDHDRSNSEVDTLVHHLVGRGKGDFQDLIKSVEHGVDIIPEHNRLEDLGEALRKEQEARSDFGESFPMWTQLQRVLREAEVHKHYDVLIVDPPASSGPHLYNALDATRNLVIPVEPSGKGQASVSGLDDLVTNLEDQLEINIGVLAAVPNRFKGTKDQDEIIAEVREQGFEVPVIFRDRTSLLEGCWRQKCSAFTYVREHRDRQREYELDTLTKFDELARNLEQQGGLEAPNQPEPGNLEQDDLEVKP; via the coding sequence ATGCTCTCATACGCGGTGTACAGCGAGGCTGGTGGCGTTGGAAAGACGACACTCACAGCGAATCTGGCGGTCGCCCACGCTCGGGCAGGACTGGACGTGCTGGCGATTCCGCTCGACCCTCAGGATGGCGACCTGAGCTACCTCTTCGACGTCGACCACGACCGCTCCAACAGTGAGGTCGACACGCTTGTCCACCATCTTGTTGGGCGAGGGAAAGGCGACTTCCAGGACCTGATCAAGTCTGTCGAACACGGTGTCGACATCATCCCGGAACACAATCGACTGGAAGACCTCGGAGAAGCGCTCCGTAAGGAGCAAGAGGCGAGGAGTGACTTCGGCGAGTCCTTCCCAATGTGGACGCAACTCCAGCGGGTACTCCGTGAGGCCGAGGTCCACAAGCACTACGACGTGCTCATCGTCGACCCGCCAGCAAGTTCCGGACCGCATCTCTACAATGCACTCGACGCGACCCGGAACCTCGTCATCCCAGTCGAACCATCCGGGAAAGGACAGGCTTCAGTCAGTGGTCTCGACGACCTTGTGACGAACCTCGAAGACCAGCTGGAGATCAACATCGGTGTCCTTGCTGCAGTCCCGAACCGGTTCAAGGGGACCAAAGACCAAGACGAGATCATCGCTGAGGTCAGAGAGCAAGGCTTCGAGGTCCCAGTCATCTTCCGCGACCGCACGTCTCTTCTAGAAGGATGCTGGCGGCAGAAGTGTAGTGCCTTCACGTACGTGCGCGAACATCGCGACCGCCAGCGAGAGTATGAACTCGATACCCTGACGAAGTTCGACGAACTGGCTCGCAACCTCGAGCAGCAAGGTGGCCTCGAGGCACCGAACCAACCAGAACCCGGAAACCTCGAACAAGATGACCTGGAGGTCAAGCCATGA